The Pimelobacter simplex genomic sequence TCGCCGGTCGTCAAGAACGAACTCGGCGGTCAGCGGGGGTGAGTGCGACGCCTAGCCGGTGATGTCGACCCGGTCGAACGCCGTCGCGGTGTAGCGGACCCGGACGTCGACGTCCTCGCCCACCTCGGGCACCCGGGCGCCGTGCGGGAGGAAGAGCATCGAGGCCTGCATGTGCGGCGGCTCGGCGAAGAGGCGCTGCTTGCCGTCGATCGAGTACGGCGAGCGCACGAACCCGACCGCGTCCATGCCCCCGCGGGCGAGGGTCGCCGCGCGCGCCTTGATCGACTGCTCGCCGGTGGGCGCCTCGAGGCCGATGCCGTGGGCGGTGCCGCCGCTGACGACGAGCACGTGGCCCGACTTGGGGGCGGTGCGGCCGCGGTAGCCGAAGGCGTCGCCGCGCTCGACGGGGTGGACGTCGAGGACCGTCGCGGTGACCCGGAGCGCGGCGCGCTCGCCGAGCCAGAGGCCGGTGCCGATCCGCGGGCGGAAGGTGAAGTCGCCGTACTGGGCGCGCAGGGTGGTGAGCTCGGCGTCGGTGAGGTGGCTGACCCAGACCGACGGGGCGTGGCGCGAGGGGATCTCGGCGCCGACGTAGTCGTTGACCAGCCGGGTGACCTCGCCGACGTGGCCCCCCTGGCCGAGCGGCAGGTGCAGAGCCAGGCCCTCGATCCGGGCGCCGGGGTGCTTGCGGAGCAGGTCGCCGGCCTCCCACAGCTCGCGCGCGGCCATGCCGTGGCGGCGCATCGAGGTCATCCGCTCGAGCACGATCCGGGCCGTGGGGTCGAGGT encodes the following:
- a CDS encoding alanine racemase; protein product: MTLTLTVEGPRWRAHLESVAAAHPGLVPVAKGNGYGFTLGRLARKTQWLAERGHDVRTLAVGTYDELPEVAQRWVGDLLVLTPWRPWVPLPEPALAQRLVHTVSRVTDLRDLLHLDPTARIVLERMTSMRRHGMAARELWEAGDLLRKHPGARIEGLALHLPLGQGGHVGEVTRLVNDYVGAEIPSRHAPSVWVSHLTDAELTTLRAQYGDFTFRPRIGTGLWLGERAALRVTATVLDVHPVERGDAFGYRGRTAPKSGHVLVVSGGTAHGIGLEAPTGEQSIKARAATLARGGMDAVGFVRSPYSIDGKQRLFAEPPHMQASMLFLPHGARVPEVGEDVDVRVRYTATAFDRVDITG